The Linepithema humile isolate Giens D197 chromosome 2, Lhum_UNIL_v1.0, whole genome shotgun sequence genome has a segment encoding these proteins:
- the BRWD3 gene encoding PH-interacting protein isoform X3, whose translation MEASASRNESVIAPELYFLIAKFLASGPCHEAARVLKEELQTAKVLPPRLDWKGREFSQPFEELERKYPHIAPNHLLQICARIGPVLEKEVAPCIPGAISLLGAGRQSLLRTCEDLTRQKRSIFDYSGRFGGKSFLGVPSNYTVHNIVRVLQGRENSGPLSRREAVPTKFYSKMQQYRHTLGHLSAVYCVLFDRTGKYIITGADDLLVKVWSAIDGRLLATFRGASSEIMDIAVNFDNSLLAAGSIDRVLRVWCFQTMSPVAVLTGHSGMITSVNFCPIACNDIYYLVSTSTDGSVAFWSHTKKHNERAVFQAKPIQFLERMRPGQAQMICASFSPGGAFIAAGSADHHVRVYAMLGDEGPRRVLEVESHTDTVDSIQWAHYGLKFISGSKDGTANVWHFERQQWMHKQLLMTTKLLGEPEADDDTNKKAKVTMVCWDVSDEFVITAVNDYSLKVWIAKSGALIRVLRGHKDEVFVMESHPIDPRVILSAGHDGQLIIWDVLNTEPIACFQNFVEGQGNCAVFDAKWSPDGTMLVATDSNGHLLIYGFGSGVEKLKIIPKELFFHTDYRPLLRDLNNCVLDEQTQIAPHLMPPPFLVDVDGNPYPPLLQRLVPGRENCRGEQLVPNIAVGAGGMQEVIEGLPEQEAPRSNIDQLIEALAQRQNINAEGEVVGEERGENSIAEQPIRQLASPRGSRAGLRREGNVEGVRQSSGNWQRDSNTPWNKPILARPMNEAIRETQCRAVYAMADMELECWRREMRRRPQPTSTADQGNTKSKLVNRRRNRTIRHNYRTRAARDEEQENEEFENEHATSASSASSNSNDSTAHEEDMCSDSSTTDSSTEYSDWIADHGLNLEPPKRSKRKPVKKRSITPPSDSDRRRPSRRPKKKVNEIQILNGIRDVPELYRPLEWLTEVIPRKAPYYPQMGDEIVYFRQGHKFYLDAIRNKKIYELNLRCEPWTKINLRAQEFVKVVGIKYEIRPPRLCCLKLALMDENGRLSGQNFTIKYHDMADVLDFLVLRQTFDSALARSWSEGDKFRCMIDDGWWMGQIVGMEPLDEEFSDSLFMCFRVRWDNGEYEKMSPWDLEPVDEERHPVEIGGAVPVLPEERQAILYQPHAEEWPMGDREATCRRIIRGLDQVMSLAIAEPFVAPVDLSLYPSYAYIVEYPIDLSTIKARFDNHFYRRITSAQFDVRYLATNAEQFNEPHSHIVKKARIVTDLCLRIIKETTDVDVPAIYHQLNDTYHSSESEIDIEDRPSTSKQKSTSSRNLRSQEVSQDWKLASRQLLETLWQCEDSIPFREPVDRLEHPEYYQIIDTPMDLRTVKEDLLGGNYETPTEFAKDMRLIFSNSRNFNTNKRSKIYSMTIRLSALFEEHIRRILSNFNSARRRKSTKANPKAKAKGKGKGKQKRKHKLSNGTGPSKSKSVPSDDDDMNSEDDDDEESGKKYKQNNSDIDAPGPSGLTNGHTKRSSLGSTRSPLKLRICRTTVSKKMKMKDSDSEDSESDSISDVESSDSAPVRRTRARTVASNVSADTDSGDDYTPGGRSKQVRKNRGKNIKNGANHKKQSKPKVKPNVIEEDDDDDDDEYVTEDKANEEDEEEQFVAPESTEEESEVEMFIKRDTRSRKLVTESEENQKYTVKNGKNDNSESEEEKEDEEQGEEQDEEQDEEQDEEQEEDDEEEEKVEQEQSRHKANNQDSEDSDYSYKGCKSRPRRRNQRASVDSENTRQYSSSRRFVGKKRPCYNEESDDSTTMPQRNRRKIKRRSYAEESDESMPEPEPEPGISISSRGRIRKMTPRARAYLLESP comes from the exons ATGGAGGCCAGCGCGTCCAGGAACGAATCTGTGATCGCACCAG AGTTGTACTTTCTGATCGCGAAGTTTCTGGCGTCGGGGCCCTGCCACGAAGCCGCGAGG GTGCTGAAAGAAGAATTGCAGACTGCTAAG GTATTGCCGCCGCGACTCGACTGGAAGGGAAGGGAGTTTAGCCAGCCGTTCGAAGAATTG gaGAGAAAATATCCTCACATTGCGCCAAATCATTTGCTGCAAATATGTGCGAGGATTGGACCAGTGTTAGAGAAAGAAGTGGCACCATGTATTCCTGGAGCAATATCGCTCTTGGGAGCAGGCAGGCAGTCGTTGCTGCGTACTTGCGAag ATCTTACGCGCCAAAAACGCAGCATCTTCGATTATTCCGGAAGGTTCGGTGGAAAATCCTTCCTGGGAGTACCTTCCAACTACACTGTGCATAATATAG TACGTGTACTTCAGGGACGTGAGAACTCTGGCCCTTTAAGTCGAAGAGAGGCAGTACCAACAAAGTTTTATAGCAAGATGCAACAGTACCGACACACGTTGGGTCATTTATCTGCGGTATACTGCGTGCTATTTGATCGCACTGGCAAGTATATTATAACCGGAGCGGATGACTTGCTCGTCAAAGTGTGGAGTGCCATCGATGGACGTTTACTCGCCACTTTTCGAGGCGCGTCCTCAGAAATTATGGACATCGCTGTGAACTTCGATAATTCTTTGCTAGCAGCTGGAAGCATAGATCGAGTATTACGAGTCTGGTGTTTCCAGACGATGTCGCCT GTGGCAGTTTTGACTGGACATTCAGGCATGATCACATCCGTCAATTTTTGTCCAATAGCGTGTAATGATATTTACTATTTGGTCTCTACTAGTACTGATGGATCTGTAGCCTTTTGGTCTCACACAAAGAAACACAACGAGAGAGCTGTGTTTCA AGCAAAACCTATTCAGTTCCTCGAGAGAATGAGACCTGGTCAAGCACAAATGATTTGTGCCTCTTTCAGTCCTGGAGGTGCCTTTATAGCAGCTGGATCTGCGGATCATCATGTGAGAGTTTATGCGATGTTAGGGGACGAAGGGCCGCGCAGAGTCCTCGAAGTCGAGTCTCACACCGATACTGTGGATAGTATTCAGTGGGCGCACTACggtttaaaattcatttctggTTCTAAAGACGGTACCGCGAACGTGTGGCATTTCGAGCGACAGCAATGGATGCACAAACAGCTGCTTATGACAACAAAGCTCCTTGG AGAACCGGAAGCGGATGACGACACGAACAAGAAAGCGAAGGTGACCATGGTTTGTTGGGACGTGAGTGACGAATTCGTTATAACAGCCGTGAACGATTATTCGCTGAAAGTGTGGATTGCAAAATCGGGCGCACTGATAAGAGTTTTGCGTGGACACAAAGATGAGGTGTTTGTGATGGAGTCGCACCCGATTGATCCTCGAGTGATACTCAGCGCTGGTCACGACGGACAGCTTATTATCTGGGATGTGCTGAATACGGAACCGATAGCGTGTTTCCAAAATTTCGTTGAAGGCCAGGGTAATTGTGCTGTCTTCGACGCGAAATGGTCGCCGGATGGTACTATGCTTGTCGCGACAGATTCCAACGGACATCTTTTGATCTACGGATTTGGATCTGGcgttgagaaattaaaaatt ATACCGAAAGAGTTATTCTTTCATACGGATTACCGACCTTTATTGAGAGACTTAAATAATTGCGTTCTCGACGAGCAAACGCAAATAGCACCGCATTTGATGCCACCGCCATTTTTGGTTGACGTGGACGGAAATCCGTATCCACCGCTGCTGCAAAGATTAGTGCCGGGAAGAGAAAATTGCAGGGGGGAGCAATTGGTGCCGAATATTGCAGTTGGTGCTGGTG GAATGCAAGAAGTTATAGAAGGTCTTCCAGAGCAAGAAGCGCCAAGATCGAACATCGATCAACTGATCGAAGCTCTTGCTCAGAGACAAAACATCAATGCGGAAGGTGAAGTTGTTGGCGAAGAGAGGGGGGAGAATAGTATTGCCGAGCAACCGATCCGACAATTGGCGAGTCCTCGTGGCAGCAGAGCTGGCTTGAGAAGAGAAGGTAACGTCGAGGGCGTGCGACAAAGTAGCGGCAATTGGCAAAGGGATAGCAACACGCCGTGGAACAAACCTATTCTCGCGCGCCCCATGAATGAAGCCATCAGAGAGACCCAATGTAGAGCGGT CTACGCGATGGCCGACATGGAGTTGGAATGCTGGCGACGAGAAATGCGACGGCGACCACAGCCTACGAGCACTGCCGATCAAGGCAATACGAAGAGTAAACTCGTAAATCGCAGACGCAACCGAACTATTAGACACAACTACAGAACAAGAGCAGCGCGCGACGAGGAACAAGAGAACGAAGAATTTGAg AATGAGCACGCCACGTCAGCGAGTTCAgccagcagcaacagcaacgaTTCCACTGCTCACGAGGAAGATATGTGTTCTGACAGCAGTACTACAGACTCGAGCACCGAGTATTCAGATTGGATCGCGGATCACGGATTGAATTTAGAACCGCCCAAGCGTAGCAAACGTAAACCCGTGAAAAAGCGATCGATTACACCGCCCAGTGATTCAGACAGAAGACGTCCTAGTAGGCGTcctaagaaaaaagtaaat GAAATACAAATACTTAATGGAATCCGTGATGTTCCCGAGCTTTATCGGCCCCTGGAATGGCTTACGGAAGTAATACCGAGAAAAGCTCCTTATTATCCGCAGATGGGCGAtgaaattgtgtattttagaCAAGGTCATAAATTCTATTTAGATGCAATCaggaataaaaagatttacgAACTTAATCTGCGGTGTGAGCCATGGACCAAGATAAATCTTAga GCACAAGAGTTTGTAAAAGTAGTGGGTATTAAATACGAAATACGACCGCCTCGTTTGTGCTGCTTGAAATTAGCACTGATGGACGAGAACGGTCGGCTGAGCGGGCAGAATTTCACTATCAAGTATCATGATATGGCCGATGTGTTGGATTTCCTGGTCCTACGTCAGACCTTCGATTCAGCGTTGGCGCGAAGTTGGTCCGAGGGCGACAAATTTCGTTGCATGATCGACGACGGTTGGTGGATGGGGCAAATTGTCGGAATGGAACCGCTGGACGAGGAATTTTCAGATTCACTGTTCATGTGCTTTCGCGTTCGATGGGACAATGGAGAATACGAGAAGATGAGTCCTTGGGATCTTGAGCCCGTTGACGAAGAGA GACATCCCGTAGAAATCGGCGGCGCCGTTCCTGTGCTGCCGGAGGAGAGACAAGCGATACTGTATCAGCCTCATGCGGAAGAGTGGCCCATGGGCGACAGAGAAGCGACTTGTCGCCGAATCATACGAGGCCTGGATCAGGTGATGAGCCTCGCGATCGCTGAACCGTTCGTGGCGCCGGTGGATCTCAGTCTTTATCCCTCTTACGCTTACATTGTGGAGTATCCAATCGACTTGTCGACCATAAAAGCTCGCTTTGATAATCATTTCTACAGAAGAATCACGTCGGCGCAATTCGACGTGAGGTATTTGGCGACGAACGCCGAGCAATTCAACGAGCCGCACAGTCATATTGTGAAAAAGGCGCGAATAGTCACTGACTTGTGCTTGCGTATAATTAA AGAAACCACCGACGTGGATGTTCCGGCGATATACCATCAACTGAACGATACGTATCACTCCTCCGAGTCGGAAATAGACATAGAGGATAGGCCGTCGACGAGTAAACAGAAATCCACGTCGAGTAGAAATTTACGTTCCCAAGAAGTCTCGCAAGACTGGAAGCTAGCGAGTCGTCAATTACTGGAGACCCTGTGGCAGTGCGAAGATTCGATTCCTTTCCG AGAGCCGGTCGACAGATTGGAGCACCCGGAATATTATCAGATAATCGACACACCGATGGATTTGCGCACTGTCAAGGAAGATTTGTTAGGTGGCAATTATGAGACGCCAACGGAATTCGCCAAAGACATGAGATTGATATTTTCGAATAGTAGGAATTTTAATACGAACAAGCGTTCAAAG atatattcgATGACAATAAGACTGTCGGCCTTGTTCGAGGAGCATATACGTAGGATACtgtcaaattttaattcgGCTCGCAGACGTAAAAGTACTAAAGCGAATCCGAAAGCGAAAGCGAAAGGGAAAGGAAAAGGGAAGCAAAAGAGGAAACACAAGTTAAGCAACGGTACAG GACCTTCCAAGTCGAAATCAGTCCCTAGCGACGATGATGACATGAATAgcgaagacgacgacgacgaagagtctggtaaaaaatacaaacagaACAATTCTGACATAGATGCACCTG GCCCGTCTGGATTAACAAACGGTCACACGAAACGGTCTAGCTTGGGCTCGACTCGGAGCCCGTTGAAGCTACGGATCTGCCGGACGACCGTGTCGAAGAAGATGAAGATGAAGGATAGTGATAGTGAAGACAGTGAGTCTGATTCAATATCGGACGTCGAGAGTAGTGACAGTGCTCCTGTCCGAAGAACTAGAGCGCGCACAGTGGCGTCCAATGTTAGTGCCGATACCGATTCCGGGGACGATTACACACCCGGCGGTCGCAGCAAGCAGGTTCGCAAGAATCGCGGAAAGAATATTAAGAACGGTGCAAATCATAAGAAACAGTCCAAACCCAAAGTGAAACCGAATGTCATCGAggaggacgacgacgatgacgacgatgagTATGTTACGGAGGACAAAGCGAACGAGGAAGACGAGGAGGAGCAGTTTGTCGCGCCGGAGTCCACGGAGGAGGAAAGTGAAGTCGAAATGTTTATAAAGAGGGATACTAGATCGCGAAAGCTAGTGACCGAGAGTGAGGAAAACCAAAAGTACACAGTTAAGAATGGAAAGAACGATAACAGCGAGAGCGAAGAGGAAAAGGAGGACGAGGAGCAGGGCGAGGAGCAGGATGAGGAGCAGGACGAGGAGCAGGACGAGGAGCAGGAGGAGGAcgacgaggaggaggagaaggtgGAACAGGAGCAATCGCGGCATAAAGCTAACAATCAGGACTCGGAGGACAGTGACTATTCGTACAAAGGGTGCAAGTCGCGCCCGAGACGACGGAACCAGCGCGCTTCCGTGGACTCGGAGAACACGAGGCAATACAGCAGCAGCAGGCGGTTTGTAGGTAAGAAGCGTCCCTGCTACAACGAGGAGAGTGACGATAGTACCACGATGCCGCAGAGAAATCGGCGTAAGATCAAGCGTCGTTCGTACGCCGAGGAGAGCGACGAGAGCATGCCGGAGCCGGAACCGGAACCCGGCATTAGTATAAGTAGCAGGGGTCGCATACGTAAAATGACGCCGCGCGCCCGCGCCTATCTTCTAGAATCACCTTAA
- the BRWD3 gene encoding PH-interacting protein isoform X2, translating into MEASASRNESVIAPELYFLIAKFLASGPCHEAARVLKEELQTAKVLPPRLDWKGREFSQPFEELERKYPHIAPNHLLQICARIGPVLEKEVAPCIPGAISLLGAGRQSLLRTCEDLTRQKRSIFDYSGRFGGKSFLGVPSNYTVHNIVRVLQGRENSGPLSRREAVPTKFYSKMQQYRHTLGHLSAVYCVLFDRTGKYIITGADDLLVKVWSAIDGRLLATFRGASSEIMDIAVNFDNSLLAAGSIDRVLRVWCFQTMSPVAVLTGHSGMITSVNFCPIACNDIYYLVSTSTDGSVAFWSHTKKHNERAVFQAKPIQFLERMRPGQAQMICASFSPGGAFIAAGSADHHVRVYAMLGDEGPRRVLEVESHTDTVDSIQWAHYGLKFISGSKDGTANVWHFERQQWMHKQLLMTTKLLGEPEADDDTNKKAKVTMVCWDVSDEFVITAVNDYSLKVWIAKSGALIRVLRGHKDEVFVMESHPIDPRVILSAGHDGQLIIWDVLNTEPIACFQNFVEGQGNCAVFDAKWSPDGTMLVATDSNGHLLIYGFGSGVEKLKIIPKELFFHTDYRPLLRDLNNCVLDEQTQIAPHLMPPPFLVDVDGNPYPPLLQRLVPGRENCRGEQLVPNIAVGAGGMQEVIEGLPEQEAPRSNIDQLIEALAQRQNINAEGEVVGEERGENSIAEQPIRQLASPRGSRAGLRREGNVEGVRQSSGNWQRDSNTPWNKPILARPMNEAIRETQCRAVYAMADMELECWRREMRRRPQPTSTADQGNTKSKLVNRRRNRTIRHNYRTRAARDEEQENEEFENEHATSASSASSNSNDSTAHEEDMCSDSSTTDSSTEYSDWIADHGLNLEPPKRSKRKPVKKRSITPPSDSDRRRPSRRPKKKEIQILNGIRDVPELYRPLEWLTEVIPRKAPYYPQMGDEIVYFRQGHKFYLDAIRNKKIYELNLRCEPWTKINLRAQEFVKVVGIKYEIRPPRLCCLKLALMDENGRLSGQNFTIKYHDMADVLDFLVLRQTFDSALARSWSEGDKFRCMIDDGWWMGQIVGMEPLDEEFSDSLFMCFRVRWDNGEYEKMSPWDLEPVDEERHPVEIGGAVPVLPEERQAILYQPHAEEWPMGDREATCRRIIRGLDQVMSLAIAEPFVAPVDLSLYPSYAYIVEYPIDLSTIKARFDNHFYRRITSAQFDVRYLATNAEQFNEPHSHIVKKARIVTDLCLRIINLSYTRETTDVDVPAIYHQLNDTYHSSESEIDIEDRPSTSKQKSTSSRNLRSQEVSQDWKLASRQLLETLWQCEDSIPFREPVDRLEHPEYYQIIDTPMDLRTVKEDLLGGNYETPTEFAKDMRLIFSNSRNFNTNKRSKIYSMTIRLSALFEEHIRRILSNFNSARRRKSTKANPKAKAKGKGKGKQKRKHKLSNGTGPSKSKSVPSDDDDMNSEDDDDEESGKKYKQNNSDIDAPGPSGLTNGHTKRSSLGSTRSPLKLRICRTTVSKKMKMKDSDSEDSESDSISDVESSDSAPVRRTRARTVASNVSADTDSGDDYTPGGRSKQVRKNRGKNIKNGANHKKQSKPKVKPNVIEEDDDDDDDEYVTEDKANEEDEEEQFVAPESTEEESEVEMFIKRDTRSRKLVTESEENQKYTVKNGKNDNSESEEEKEDEEQGEEQDEEQDEEQDEEQEEDDEEEEKVEQEQSRHKANNQDSEDSDYSYKGCKSRPRRRNQRASVDSENTRQYSSSRRFVGKKRPCYNEESDDSTTMPQRNRRKIKRRSYAEESDESMPEPEPEPGISISSRGRIRKMTPRARAYLLESP; encoded by the exons ATGGAGGCCAGCGCGTCCAGGAACGAATCTGTGATCGCACCAG AGTTGTACTTTCTGATCGCGAAGTTTCTGGCGTCGGGGCCCTGCCACGAAGCCGCGAGG GTGCTGAAAGAAGAATTGCAGACTGCTAAG GTATTGCCGCCGCGACTCGACTGGAAGGGAAGGGAGTTTAGCCAGCCGTTCGAAGAATTG gaGAGAAAATATCCTCACATTGCGCCAAATCATTTGCTGCAAATATGTGCGAGGATTGGACCAGTGTTAGAGAAAGAAGTGGCACCATGTATTCCTGGAGCAATATCGCTCTTGGGAGCAGGCAGGCAGTCGTTGCTGCGTACTTGCGAag ATCTTACGCGCCAAAAACGCAGCATCTTCGATTATTCCGGAAGGTTCGGTGGAAAATCCTTCCTGGGAGTACCTTCCAACTACACTGTGCATAATATAG TACGTGTACTTCAGGGACGTGAGAACTCTGGCCCTTTAAGTCGAAGAGAGGCAGTACCAACAAAGTTTTATAGCAAGATGCAACAGTACCGACACACGTTGGGTCATTTATCTGCGGTATACTGCGTGCTATTTGATCGCACTGGCAAGTATATTATAACCGGAGCGGATGACTTGCTCGTCAAAGTGTGGAGTGCCATCGATGGACGTTTACTCGCCACTTTTCGAGGCGCGTCCTCAGAAATTATGGACATCGCTGTGAACTTCGATAATTCTTTGCTAGCAGCTGGAAGCATAGATCGAGTATTACGAGTCTGGTGTTTCCAGACGATGTCGCCT GTGGCAGTTTTGACTGGACATTCAGGCATGATCACATCCGTCAATTTTTGTCCAATAGCGTGTAATGATATTTACTATTTGGTCTCTACTAGTACTGATGGATCTGTAGCCTTTTGGTCTCACACAAAGAAACACAACGAGAGAGCTGTGTTTCA AGCAAAACCTATTCAGTTCCTCGAGAGAATGAGACCTGGTCAAGCACAAATGATTTGTGCCTCTTTCAGTCCTGGAGGTGCCTTTATAGCAGCTGGATCTGCGGATCATCATGTGAGAGTTTATGCGATGTTAGGGGACGAAGGGCCGCGCAGAGTCCTCGAAGTCGAGTCTCACACCGATACTGTGGATAGTATTCAGTGGGCGCACTACggtttaaaattcatttctggTTCTAAAGACGGTACCGCGAACGTGTGGCATTTCGAGCGACAGCAATGGATGCACAAACAGCTGCTTATGACAACAAAGCTCCTTGG AGAACCGGAAGCGGATGACGACACGAACAAGAAAGCGAAGGTGACCATGGTTTGTTGGGACGTGAGTGACGAATTCGTTATAACAGCCGTGAACGATTATTCGCTGAAAGTGTGGATTGCAAAATCGGGCGCACTGATAAGAGTTTTGCGTGGACACAAAGATGAGGTGTTTGTGATGGAGTCGCACCCGATTGATCCTCGAGTGATACTCAGCGCTGGTCACGACGGACAGCTTATTATCTGGGATGTGCTGAATACGGAACCGATAGCGTGTTTCCAAAATTTCGTTGAAGGCCAGGGTAATTGTGCTGTCTTCGACGCGAAATGGTCGCCGGATGGTACTATGCTTGTCGCGACAGATTCCAACGGACATCTTTTGATCTACGGATTTGGATCTGGcgttgagaaattaaaaatt ATACCGAAAGAGTTATTCTTTCATACGGATTACCGACCTTTATTGAGAGACTTAAATAATTGCGTTCTCGACGAGCAAACGCAAATAGCACCGCATTTGATGCCACCGCCATTTTTGGTTGACGTGGACGGAAATCCGTATCCACCGCTGCTGCAAAGATTAGTGCCGGGAAGAGAAAATTGCAGGGGGGAGCAATTGGTGCCGAATATTGCAGTTGGTGCTGGTG GAATGCAAGAAGTTATAGAAGGTCTTCCAGAGCAAGAAGCGCCAAGATCGAACATCGATCAACTGATCGAAGCTCTTGCTCAGAGACAAAACATCAATGCGGAAGGTGAAGTTGTTGGCGAAGAGAGGGGGGAGAATAGTATTGCCGAGCAACCGATCCGACAATTGGCGAGTCCTCGTGGCAGCAGAGCTGGCTTGAGAAGAGAAGGTAACGTCGAGGGCGTGCGACAAAGTAGCGGCAATTGGCAAAGGGATAGCAACACGCCGTGGAACAAACCTATTCTCGCGCGCCCCATGAATGAAGCCATCAGAGAGACCCAATGTAGAGCGGT CTACGCGATGGCCGACATGGAGTTGGAATGCTGGCGACGAGAAATGCGACGGCGACCACAGCCTACGAGCACTGCCGATCAAGGCAATACGAAGAGTAAACTCGTAAATCGCAGACGCAACCGAACTATTAGACACAACTACAGAACAAGAGCAGCGCGCGACGAGGAACAAGAGAACGAAGAATTTGAg AATGAGCACGCCACGTCAGCGAGTTCAgccagcagcaacagcaacgaTTCCACTGCTCACGAGGAAGATATGTGTTCTGACAGCAGTACTACAGACTCGAGCACCGAGTATTCAGATTGGATCGCGGATCACGGATTGAATTTAGAACCGCCCAAGCGTAGCAAACGTAAACCCGTGAAAAAGCGATCGATTACACCGCCCAGTGATTCAGACAGAAGACGTCCTAGTAGGCGTcctaagaaaaaa GAAATACAAATACTTAATGGAATCCGTGATGTTCCCGAGCTTTATCGGCCCCTGGAATGGCTTACGGAAGTAATACCGAGAAAAGCTCCTTATTATCCGCAGATGGGCGAtgaaattgtgtattttagaCAAGGTCATAAATTCTATTTAGATGCAATCaggaataaaaagatttacgAACTTAATCTGCGGTGTGAGCCATGGACCAAGATAAATCTTAga GCACAAGAGTTTGTAAAAGTAGTGGGTATTAAATACGAAATACGACCGCCTCGTTTGTGCTGCTTGAAATTAGCACTGATGGACGAGAACGGTCGGCTGAGCGGGCAGAATTTCACTATCAAGTATCATGATATGGCCGATGTGTTGGATTTCCTGGTCCTACGTCAGACCTTCGATTCAGCGTTGGCGCGAAGTTGGTCCGAGGGCGACAAATTTCGTTGCATGATCGACGACGGTTGGTGGATGGGGCAAATTGTCGGAATGGAACCGCTGGACGAGGAATTTTCAGATTCACTGTTCATGTGCTTTCGCGTTCGATGGGACAATGGAGAATACGAGAAGATGAGTCCTTGGGATCTTGAGCCCGTTGACGAAGAGA GACATCCCGTAGAAATCGGCGGCGCCGTTCCTGTGCTGCCGGAGGAGAGACAAGCGATACTGTATCAGCCTCATGCGGAAGAGTGGCCCATGGGCGACAGAGAAGCGACTTGTCGCCGAATCATACGAGGCCTGGATCAGGTGATGAGCCTCGCGATCGCTGAACCGTTCGTGGCGCCGGTGGATCTCAGTCTTTATCCCTCTTACGCTTACATTGTGGAGTATCCAATCGACTTGTCGACCATAAAAGCTCGCTTTGATAATCATTTCTACAGAAGAATCACGTCGGCGCAATTCGACGTGAGGTATTTGGCGACGAACGCCGAGCAATTCAACGAGCCGCACAGTCATATTGTGAAAAAGGCGCGAATAGTCACTGACTTGTGCTTGCGTATAATTAA TCTTTCTTACACTAGAGAAACCACCGACGTGGATGTTCCGGCGATATACCATCAACTGAACGATACGTATCACTCCTCCGAGTCGGAAATAGACATAGAGGATAGGCCGTCGACGAGTAAACAGAAATCCACGTCGAGTAGAAATTTACGTTCCCAAGAAGTCTCGCAAGACTGGAAGCTAGCGAGTCGTCAATTACTGGAGACCCTGTGGCAGTGCGAAGATTCGATTCCTTTCCG AGAGCCGGTCGACAGATTGGAGCACCCGGAATATTATCAGATAATCGACACACCGATGGATTTGCGCACTGTCAAGGAAGATTTGTTAGGTGGCAATTATGAGACGCCAACGGAATTCGCCAAAGACATGAGATTGATATTTTCGAATAGTAGGAATTTTAATACGAACAAGCGTTCAAAG atatattcgATGACAATAAGACTGTCGGCCTTGTTCGAGGAGCATATACGTAGGATACtgtcaaattttaattcgGCTCGCAGACGTAAAAGTACTAAAGCGAATCCGAAAGCGAAAGCGAAAGGGAAAGGAAAAGGGAAGCAAAAGAGGAAACACAAGTTAAGCAACGGTACAG GACCTTCCAAGTCGAAATCAGTCCCTAGCGACGATGATGACATGAATAgcgaagacgacgacgacgaagagtctggtaaaaaatacaaacagaACAATTCTGACATAGATGCACCTG GCCCGTCTGGATTAACAAACGGTCACACGAAACGGTCTAGCTTGGGCTCGACTCGGAGCCCGTTGAAGCTACGGATCTGCCGGACGACCGTGTCGAAGAAGATGAAGATGAAGGATAGTGATAGTGAAGACAGTGAGTCTGATTCAATATCGGACGTCGAGAGTAGTGACAGTGCTCCTGTCCGAAGAACTAGAGCGCGCACAGTGGCGTCCAATGTTAGTGCCGATACCGATTCCGGGGACGATTACACACCCGGCGGTCGCAGCAAGCAGGTTCGCAAGAATCGCGGAAAGAATATTAAGAACGGTGCAAATCATAAGAAACAGTCCAAACCCAAAGTGAAACCGAATGTCATCGAggaggacgacgacgatgacgacgatgagTATGTTACGGAGGACAAAGCGAACGAGGAAGACGAGGAGGAGCAGTTTGTCGCGCCGGAGTCCACGGAGGAGGAAAGTGAAGTCGAAATGTTTATAAAGAGGGATACTAGATCGCGAAAGCTAGTGACCGAGAGTGAGGAAAACCAAAAGTACACAGTTAAGAATGGAAAGAACGATAACAGCGAGAGCGAAGAGGAAAAGGAGGACGAGGAGCAGGGCGAGGAGCAGGATGAGGAGCAGGACGAGGAGCAGGACGAGGAGCAGGAGGAGGAcgacgaggaggaggagaaggtgGAACAGGAGCAATCGCGGCATAAAGCTAACAATCAGGACTCGGAGGACAGTGACTATTCGTACAAAGGGTGCAAGTCGCGCCCGAGACGACGGAACCAGCGCGCTTCCGTGGACTCGGAGAACACGAGGCAATACAGCAGCAGCAGGCGGTTTGTAGGTAAGAAGCGTCCCTGCTACAACGAGGAGAGTGACGATAGTACCACGATGCCGCAGAGAAATCGGCGTAAGATCAAGCGTCGTTCGTACGCCGAGGAGAGCGACGAGAGCATGCCGGAGCCGGAACCGGAACCCGGCATTAGTATAAGTAGCAGGGGTCGCATACGTAAAATGACGCCGCGCGCCCGCGCCTATCTTCTAGAATCACCTTAA